A genomic stretch from Nocardia wallacei includes:
- a CDS encoding glycosyltransferase family 2 protein: MTDTRSARDITVVIPCHNEAGALPAVLAAVPTGYRVIVVDNASTDDTAAVARAAGATVIGEPNPGYGSAVHAGVCAAETDVVAVLDGDGSMDAGELPELFAHLDPGVDMVVGRRRPVGAGAWPWHARLGNMLIAGLLRRRHGLPVHDIAAMRVARRDRLLALGPLHPRSGYPLALLIRAARAQWRIVERDVSYRPRTHGVSKISGSVRGTVRAVRDFWSVR; the protein is encoded by the coding sequence GTGACCGATACTCGCAGCGCACGCGATATCACCGTGGTGATTCCGTGCCACAACGAAGCCGGAGCACTGCCCGCGGTACTGGCCGCGGTGCCGACCGGATATCGCGTGATCGTGGTCGACAACGCCTCCACCGACGACACCGCCGCGGTGGCCCGGGCCGCCGGCGCGACGGTGATCGGCGAGCCGAATCCGGGCTACGGCTCGGCCGTGCACGCCGGTGTGTGCGCCGCCGAAACCGACGTGGTCGCCGTGCTGGACGGGGACGGTTCGATGGATGCTGGAGAGTTGCCGGAGTTGTTCGCACATCTGGATCCCGGTGTCGACATGGTGGTCGGGCGGCGGCGTCCGGTCGGTGCGGGCGCCTGGCCGTGGCATGCCCGGCTGGGCAATATGCTGATCGCCGGATTACTGCGCCGCCGCCACGGACTGCCGGTACACGACATCGCGGCCATGCGGGTCGCCCGCCGGGACCGGCTGCTGGCGCTGGGCCCGCTGCATCCGCGCTCGGGCTACCCACTGGCGCTGCTGATCCGCGCGGCCCGGGCGCAGTGGCGAATCGTCGAGCGCGACGTCAGCTATCGGCCACGCACCCACGGCGTGTCCAAGATCTCCGGTTCGGTGCGGGGCACCGTGCGTGCCGTGCGGGACTTCTGGAGTGTGCGATGA
- a CDS encoding SDR family oxidoreductase: MTRRKILITGASSGLGAGMAREFARRGRDLALCARRVDNLEQLRTELSAAHPGITVAVRGLDVNDHEAVPTVFTELRDELGGLDRVIVNAGLGKGAPVGTGRADANIATVTTNLVGALAQAEAALQIFRAQDSGHLVLISSMSAVRGFPGRKAAYSASKAGLSALGDALTTELRGSPIAVTTVQPGFIATEMVARAGDNKLAVPLERGVASMVAAIERETVRACVPQWPWRALNIVLPLLPRGVVGRMG; this comes from the coding sequence ATGACCAGGCGCAAGATTCTCATCACGGGCGCGAGCTCGGGACTCGGCGCGGGCATGGCTCGCGAATTCGCACGACGAGGGCGGGACCTCGCACTCTGCGCGCGCCGAGTCGACAATCTCGAGCAGTTGCGCACCGAATTGTCGGCCGCGCACCCCGGCATCACCGTCGCGGTGCGCGGGCTCGACGTCAACGATCACGAGGCCGTGCCCACGGTGTTCACCGAACTCCGCGACGAACTCGGCGGACTGGACCGGGTGATCGTCAATGCCGGTCTGGGCAAGGGCGCGCCCGTCGGCACCGGCCGCGCCGACGCCAATATCGCGACCGTGACCACCAACCTCGTCGGCGCGCTGGCGCAGGCCGAGGCCGCGCTGCAGATCTTCCGGGCACAGGATTCGGGGCATCTGGTGCTCATCTCCTCGATGAGCGCGGTGCGCGGATTTCCGGGCAGGAAGGCCGCCTACTCGGCCAGCAAGGCGGGCCTGTCCGCTCTCGGCGACGCGCTGACCACCGAGTTGCGTGGCAGCCCGATCGCGGTGACCACCGTGCAGCCCGGCTTCATCGCCACCGAGATGGTGGCGCGAGCCGGTGACAACAAGCTGGCCGTGCCGCTGGAGCGAGGGGTCGCCTCGATGGTCGCCGCCATCGAACGTGAGACCGTGCGCGCCTGCGTGCCGCAATGGCCTTGGCGCGCTTTGAACATCGTGCTGCCGCTGCTGCCGCGCGGCGTCGTGGGACGCATGGGCTGA
- a CDS encoding ArsR/SmtB family transcription factor, with protein MATTATRAAWARHPEPPGTPQPLPEPPAAEIRLETVMGALSDPLRMGIVRKLLLDAEAFDHPCGWFGIPRPKSSLTHHFRALREAGVLRQRQYGLERRSQVRIDDLQQRFPGLLQLVAAWTPPQQPH; from the coding sequence ATGGCCACGACCGCGACCCGCGCCGCCTGGGCGCGGCATCCCGAACCGCCCGGCACACCGCAGCCGCTGCCCGAGCCGCCCGCGGCCGAGATCCGGCTCGAGACGGTGATGGGTGCGCTCAGCGATCCCCTGCGCATGGGTATCGTGCGAAAGCTCCTGCTGGATGCCGAGGCCTTCGACCACCCGTGCGGGTGGTTCGGCATTCCGCGCCCGAAATCCTCACTGACACATCACTTCCGGGCCCTGCGCGAGGCCGGCGTCCTGCGGCAGCGGCAGTACGGCCTGGAGCGCCGCAGCCAGGTCCGCATCGATGATCTGCAGCAGCGCTTCCCCGGCCTGCTGCAGCTGGTCGCCGCGTGGACCCCGCCGCAGCAGCCGCACTGA
- the galK gene encoding galactokinase → MSASGTPVRQGVWAAPGRVNIIGEHTDYNDGYALPIALPQTVTCAARATGDGRVRVSSRQHPGDTVDEPIAELDGSRVAGWARYPLGVVHEYVRRGHAIAGVELVLDGAVPVGAGLSSSAAVECSVAIALRDLFALPVTDADLIDVGRAAENSYVGAATGTLDQSASVLCTAGHALFLDFGKGEHAQVPFDLAATGLALLVVDTNTPHRLADGGYGRRRTECEQAAAALGVRSLRDVTDVGEVDRLADPVLRRRARHIVSENARVLAVVEALRGGGDPRAIGPILDAGHASLRDDFEISTPQLDAAVDSAVAAGAYGARMVGGGFGGSIIALTAADRTERTARAIEQRFRADGFAEPRTFVAVPSAGAHRVS, encoded by the coding sequence ATGAGCGCGAGCGGAACGCCGGTGCGGCAAGGGGTTTGGGCCGCACCGGGCCGCGTCAACATCATCGGCGAGCACACCGACTACAACGACGGCTACGCCCTGCCGATCGCGTTGCCGCAGACGGTCACCTGCGCGGCCCGCGCCACCGGCGACGGCCGGGTCCGGGTGTCCTCGCGCCAGCACCCCGGCGACACGGTGGACGAGCCGATCGCCGAACTCGACGGGTCGCGGGTGGCCGGGTGGGCCCGCTACCCGCTCGGCGTGGTGCACGAATACGTCCGGCGCGGGCACGCCATCGCGGGCGTGGAACTGGTACTGGACGGCGCGGTTCCCGTCGGCGCCGGGCTGTCGTCCTCGGCGGCGGTGGAATGCTCGGTGGCGATCGCGCTGCGCGACCTGTTCGCGCTCCCGGTGACCGACGCCGATCTCATCGATGTCGGCCGGGCCGCGGAGAACTCGTACGTCGGCGCGGCCACCGGCACCCTGGACCAGTCCGCGTCGGTGCTGTGCACCGCCGGGCACGCGTTGTTCCTCGATTTCGGCAAGGGCGAGCACGCCCAGGTGCCCTTCGATCTGGCCGCGACCGGACTGGCATTGCTGGTGGTCGACACCAACACGCCGCACCGGCTCGCCGACGGCGGCTACGGGCGGCGGCGCACCGAATGCGAGCAGGCCGCCGCGGCTCTCGGCGTGCGCAGCCTGCGTGATGTCACCGACGTCGGTGAGGTCGACCGGCTCGCCGATCCGGTGCTGCGCCGGCGGGCCCGCCACATCGTCTCCGAGAACGCCCGGGTACTGGCGGTGGTCGAGGCGCTGCGCGGCGGCGGGGATCCGCGCGCGATCGGGCCCATCCTCGATGCCGGGCACGCCTCGCTGCGCGACGACTTCGAGATCTCCACACCGCAACTGGACGCCGCGGTCGACTCCGCGGTGGCGGCGGGGGCCTACGGCGCCCGGATGGTCGGCGGCGGTTTCGGCGGCAGCATCATCGCGCTGACCGCCGCCGACCGCACCGAGCGGACCGCACGAGCCATCGAACAGCGATTCCGCGCCGACGGGTTCGCCGAGCCGCGCACCTTTGTCGCGGTGCCTTCCGCGGGTGCGCACCGCGTGTCCTGA
- a CDS encoding AraC family transcriptional regulator: MDEPAQVRSINGVALLVDYAVTRGLRMPDILRGTGIGEQQLQDPGGEITLAQELTLLRNVVDGVQNEPGLGLMAGLLCHPPSFGVLGFAVMSSPTLRHAADIGVRYADLWFTIARHALVEHGEELWLVRDDSGVPPELRRFTLERDFSAIATIQQDLVPMRVPTLRVEVTVEPHPVYEMFATMLGVDKITFGAPRSLMAWHRSTLDVALPQSNAATARFYEQQCADIMQRRRSRGGVSGRVRELLIRHGGVTDQSRVAADLDVSVRTLRRRLADEGTTFRELSNETVGMLAEELLVAGLTVENVAERLGYSSVSAFTSAFRSWKGQPPGHFARVHRGRAIARV, from the coding sequence GTGGACGAGCCTGCGCAGGTGCGGTCGATCAACGGTGTGGCCCTACTGGTGGACTACGCGGTCACGCGGGGTTTGCGGATGCCGGACATCCTGCGGGGCACCGGAATTGGAGAACAGCAGCTGCAGGATCCGGGCGGTGAGATCACCCTCGCCCAGGAACTCACGCTGTTGCGCAACGTGGTCGACGGCGTGCAGAACGAGCCCGGCCTGGGCCTGATGGCCGGTTTGCTGTGTCACCCGCCGTCGTTCGGCGTGCTCGGCTTCGCGGTGATGAGCAGCCCCACCCTGCGCCATGCCGCGGATATCGGGGTGCGCTACGCCGACCTGTGGTTCACCATCGCCCGGCACGCCCTGGTCGAGCACGGCGAGGAACTGTGGCTGGTGCGCGACGACAGCGGCGTCCCGCCGGAGCTGCGCCGCTTCACCCTGGAACGCGACTTCTCGGCGATCGCCACGATCCAGCAGGACCTGGTCCCGATGCGGGTGCCGACACTGCGCGTCGAGGTGACCGTGGAGCCGCATCCGGTGTACGAGATGTTCGCGACGATGCTCGGCGTCGACAAGATCACCTTCGGTGCGCCGCGCTCGCTCATGGCCTGGCATCGCAGTACCCTGGATGTGGCGCTCCCGCAATCGAATGCGGCGACGGCGCGCTTCTACGAACAGCAATGCGCCGACATCATGCAGCGCCGCCGCAGCCGCGGTGGGGTCAGCGGCCGGGTGCGCGAGTTGCTGATCCGGCACGGCGGGGTGACCGACCAGTCCCGGGTCGCCGCGGACCTCGATGTCAGTGTGCGCACGCTGCGCCGCCGCCTCGCCGACGAGGGCACCACCTTCCGCGAACTGAGCAACGAGACCGTCGGCATGCTGGCCGAGGAGTTGCTCGTGGCCGGGCTGACCGTGGAGAACGTCGCCGAACGGCTCGGCTACTCCAGCGTCTCGGCATTCACCTCCGCGTTCCGGTCCTGGAAGGGGCAGCCACCGGGGCATTTCGCCCGCGTCCATCGCGGGCGGGCCATCGCTCGCGTATAG
- a CDS encoding NAD-dependent epimerase/dehydratase family protein — MRVLLTGAAGFIGSHVHKALAEAGAEVVAADLMLAAAHGRDAAPPGGVRRADVRDPDAVAALLAGVDVVCHQAAVVGAGVSATDAPAYASHNDLGTAVLLAAMARAGVRRLVLASSMVVYGEGCYRGAGHETADPPPRRREDLDRGRFDHRDPVSGEPLDWAPIAEDSPLRPRSLYAASKVAQENYACAWAAATGGTVTALRYHNVYGDGMPRDTPYSGVAAIFRSALEAGEAPRVFEDGGQMRDFVHVRDVAAANVAAIRKPPSGFVPLNISSGTPIDIRTVAELLARAANGKPPVITGEYRPGDVRHIVASPQRAAEILDFHAAVTPAEGLTEFATAPLRSAAATGAPTWQ; from the coding sequence ATGCGGGTTCTGCTGACCGGCGCCGCCGGGTTCATCGGTTCGCACGTTCACAAGGCCCTGGCCGAGGCGGGCGCGGAGGTGGTCGCGGCCGATCTCATGCTCGCCGCTGCCCATGGCCGCGACGCCGCGCCGCCCGGCGGGGTGCGCCGCGCCGATGTCCGCGATCCCGACGCGGTGGCGGCGCTGCTGGCCGGAGTGGATGTGGTGTGCCACCAGGCCGCGGTGGTGGGCGCGGGGGTCAGCGCCACCGACGCTCCCGCCTATGCCAGCCACAACGATCTGGGCACCGCCGTCCTGCTCGCGGCCATGGCGCGGGCCGGGGTGCGGCGGCTGGTGCTGGCGTCGTCGATGGTGGTGTACGGCGAGGGGTGCTATCGCGGCGCGGGCCACGAGACCGCCGACCCGCCCCCGCGCCGCCGCGAGGACCTCGACCGCGGCCGGTTCGACCATCGCGATCCGGTGAGCGGCGAACCACTGGACTGGGCCCCGATCGCGGAGGACAGCCCGCTGCGCCCGCGCAGCCTGTACGCGGCGAGCAAGGTGGCGCAGGAGAATTACGCGTGCGCCTGGGCGGCGGCGACCGGCGGCACGGTGACCGCATTGCGGTACCACAACGTCTACGGCGACGGAATGCCCCGGGACACACCGTATTCCGGGGTGGCGGCGATCTTCCGTTCGGCGCTGGAGGCGGGCGAGGCGCCGCGCGTGTTCGAGGACGGCGGCCAGATGCGGGATTTCGTGCACGTGCGTGATGTCGCCGCCGCCAATGTCGCCGCGATCCGGAAGCCGCCGTCGGGTTTCGTGCCCCTCAACATCTCCTCCGGCACCCCCATCGACATCCGCACCGTCGCCGAACTGCTCGCCCGCGCCGCCAACGGCAAACCACCCGTGATCACCGGCGAGTACCGCCCCGGCGACGTGCGCCACATCGTGGCAAGTCCGCAACGCGCGGCCGAGATCCTCGACTTCCACGCCGCGGTCACCCCCGCCGAAGGTCTCACCGAATTCGCCACCGCCCCACTCCGTTCCGCCGCAGCCACCGGCGCCCCCACCTGGCAGTAG
- a CDS encoding TIGR04282 family arsenosugar biosynthesis glycosyltransferase produces MKSLDATALVVAKAPIAGFAKTRLTPPFSPCEAAQLAAAALLDTLAAVRHSGLRHRVVAWTGDLDLAEDAAELAAALAGFTLIPQRGDTFGQRLANAHHDAAELGVPVLQIGMDTPQAGPAVLTAGAARLLDSGDTVLGPATDGGWWALGLTDPAPARVLTEVPMSTSGTGERTRAALRECGCRVHRLPTLSDVDTVADAVVVAAEYHGRFPHTLARLRPKLPADKETATPAPHG; encoded by the coding sequence ATGAAATCACTCGACGCCACCGCCCTGGTGGTTGCCAAGGCGCCCATCGCGGGATTCGCCAAAACCCGTCTCACACCACCGTTCTCGCCGTGCGAGGCCGCGCAGCTGGCGGCCGCCGCGCTGCTGGACACGCTGGCGGCCGTGCGGCACAGCGGCCTGCGGCATCGCGTGGTCGCGTGGACCGGAGACCTGGATCTGGCGGAAGACGCCGCGGAACTCGCCGCGGCGCTGGCCGGTTTCACCCTGATTCCGCAGCGCGGCGACACGTTCGGGCAGCGGCTCGCCAACGCGCACCACGATGCCGCCGAACTGGGTGTGCCGGTGCTGCAGATCGGCATGGACACGCCGCAGGCCGGTCCGGCCGTGCTGACCGCGGGCGCCGCCCGGCTGCTCGACAGCGGCGATACGGTGCTCGGCCCCGCGACCGACGGCGGCTGGTGGGCGCTGGGCCTGACCGACCCGGCCCCGGCGCGCGTGCTGACCGAGGTGCCGATGTCCACTTCCGGCACCGGCGAGCGCACCCGAGCGGCGTTGCGCGAGTGCGGATGCCGGGTACATCGCCTGCCGACGCTGTCGGATGTGGACACGGTGGCGGATGCCGTCGTGGTGGCCGCGGAGTATCACGGTCGTTTCCCGCACACCTTGGCGCGGCTGCGACCGAAGCTGCCGGCGGACAAGGAAACCGCGACACCCGCCCCGCACGGTTAG
- a CDS encoding sensor histidine kinase: MPTDLVALIGYALAGSVPVVALGAVAIRLTHNRSLTTSMVVLVLIPTLATLVGVVSVSGMMFTDELRRIGVVLAVVTLVGVSTAIVLGRIQARKTVWERQMIEQERAAERSRRELVAWVSHDLRTPLAGIRAMGEALVDGVIDRPETVERYARQIVRETHRLSAMVDDLFEMSKINSGALRLELEPVDLRELIDEVTAANQPTAARARVELTARQPDSPIMVSASDRALTRALANLVTNAIEHTPPGGRIEVSAGSSGDSAWARVDDSGPGIDPVDLPRIFEIAYRGTAARSPAADTGTNSGMGLAITAGLVRAHHGTVTAANREPGCRFEIRLPLAAAASGG; encoded by the coding sequence ATGCCGACTGACCTGGTGGCCCTCATCGGGTACGCGCTGGCCGGATCGGTGCCCGTGGTGGCCCTGGGCGCCGTGGCGATCCGGCTCACCCACAACCGCAGCCTCACCACCAGCATGGTGGTGCTGGTGCTGATCCCGACTCTGGCCACCCTGGTCGGTGTGGTCTCGGTGAGCGGCATGATGTTCACCGACGAGCTGCGCCGGATCGGCGTGGTGCTCGCGGTGGTGACGCTCGTCGGCGTGTCCACGGCCATCGTGCTCGGCCGCATCCAGGCCCGGAAGACGGTGTGGGAGAGGCAGATGATCGAACAGGAGCGAGCCGCCGAGCGATCGCGCCGCGAACTGGTGGCCTGGGTCAGCCACGATCTGCGCACTCCGCTGGCGGGCATCCGGGCCATGGGGGAGGCCCTGGTCGACGGCGTGATCGACCGCCCGGAAACCGTCGAACGGTACGCGCGGCAGATCGTGCGCGAGACCCATCGGCTCTCGGCCATGGTGGACGACCTGTTCGAAATGTCGAAGATCAACTCCGGTGCGCTGCGGCTCGAACTCGAACCGGTGGACCTGCGCGAACTCATCGACGAGGTGACCGCCGCCAACCAGCCGACCGCGGCCCGCGCCCGAGTGGAACTCACCGCGCGGCAACCGGATTCGCCCATCATGGTGTCCGCCAGCGACCGCGCGCTGACCCGTGCGCTCGCCAACCTGGTCACCAACGCCATCGAGCACACCCCGCCCGGCGGCCGCATCGAGGTCTCCGCCGGTAGCTCCGGCGACAGCGCCTGGGCTCGCGTCGACGACAGCGGCCCCGGTATCGACCCGGTCGATCTGCCCCGCATCTTCGAAATCGCCTACCGAGGCACCGCCGCCCGCTCCCCGGCCGCCGACACCGGCACCAACAGCGGCATGGGCCTGGCGATCACCGCGGGCCTGGTCCGGGCCCACCACGGCACCGTCACCGCCGCCAACCGAGAACCGGGCTGCCGCTTCGAGATTCGCCTACCGCTCGCGGCGGCTGCGAGCGGTGGGTGA
- a CDS encoding DUF397 domain-containing protein, protein MTRSDAALIAGLPASSWRKSSFSGPDGNCVECAALPDTTVAVRNSNHPEDGALIFTRAELAAWIRGCSAGEFDDLM, encoded by the coding sequence ATGACCAGATCGGACGCCGCCCTGATCGCCGGGCTGCCCGCGAGCAGCTGGCGCAAGTCCAGTTTCAGCGGACCGGACGGCAACTGTGTCGAATGCGCCGCGCTACCCGACACCACGGTGGCCGTGCGCAACAGCAACCACCCCGAAGACGGAGCGCTCATCTTCACCCGCGCCGAACTCGCCGCCTGGATTCGAGGCTGCAGCGCAGGGGAATTCGACGATCTCATGTGA
- a CDS encoding MFS transporter, protein MATPTLRAPAPAEPVRTGRIWLAAWPVFAVFVLSNAVTPLYPLWQQRLGFSAGTMTVIFAGYIVGLIGALLVAGVLSDRIGRRPVLLPGLLLALVACALFMTAGSVPMLVAARLLTGLAVGATVSAGMAAVADVAGADRQGTAALASSAAMVSGAGTGPLLAGVLSQLLPMPTVLVFAVETGLLVSAGAVVAGLPATGSKTGARLRIPTVPARNRRQLAAGIAVFAPGITATSFVLSLGPALLVELLGSNNRIVAGAMAFVMFAAATAAQFAARPLPTRSVLTAGAAATVAAMLALATALLAHSLAALVAAAMLAGAGQGLGQLGGLTLLLAAVAETRRAEANSALNIGGYIPAAALPTAAGYLGDTLGLAWSAGIFAVLLGSLAVAGAGVARWATRAHGGPGA, encoded by the coding sequence ATGGCTACCCCTACGCTGCGCGCTCCCGCACCTGCCGAACCCGTGCGAACCGGACGTATCTGGCTCGCCGCCTGGCCGGTGTTCGCGGTATTCGTGCTGTCCAACGCCGTCACCCCCCTGTACCCGCTGTGGCAGCAGCGGCTCGGGTTCTCGGCCGGGACGATGACGGTGATCTTCGCCGGATACATCGTGGGTTTGATCGGCGCGCTGCTGGTGGCGGGCGTGCTGTCCGATCGGATCGGGCGGCGGCCGGTGCTGTTGCCGGGGCTGCTGCTCGCGCTGGTGGCGTGCGCGCTGTTCATGACGGCGGGTTCGGTGCCGATGCTGGTCGCCGCGCGGCTGCTGACCGGTCTGGCGGTCGGCGCGACCGTCTCGGCCGGGATGGCGGCCGTCGCGGACGTGGCCGGTGCGGACCGGCAGGGCACGGCGGCGCTGGCCTCGTCCGCGGCGATGGTGTCCGGGGCCGGGACGGGACCGTTGCTCGCGGGGGTGTTGTCGCAACTGCTCCCGATGCCCACCGTGCTCGTCTTCGCCGTCGAGACCGGGCTCTTGGTCTCCGCGGGCGCGGTGGTCGCCGGACTGCCGGCCACGGGCTCGAAAACCGGTGCCCGACTGCGTATTCCCACCGTACCGGCGAGAAATCGCCGACAGCTGGCGGCCGGGATCGCGGTATTCGCGCCCGGCATCACCGCCACCTCGTTCGTACTCTCACTGGGCCCGGCACTCCTGGTGGAGTTGCTCGGCTCGAACAACCGGATCGTCGCGGGCGCCATGGCCTTCGTGATGTTCGCCGCGGCGACCGCGGCCCAGTTCGCCGCGCGGCCGCTCCCCACTCGTTCGGTACTGACGGCCGGTGCGGCGGCCACGGTCGCGGCCATGCTGGCACTGGCGACAGCCCTGCTCGCACATTCCCTGGCAGCGCTGGTGGCGGCCGCGATGCTGGCGGGCGCGGGACAGGGGCTCGGGCAGCTCGGCGGCCTGACCCTCCTGCTCGCCGCGGTCGCGGAAACCCGCCGTGCCGAAGCCAACTCCGCCCTGAACATCGGCGGCTACATCCCGGCCGCCGCGCTCCCGACCGCGGCCGGATACCTGGGCGACACCCTCGGCTTGGCATGGAGCGCAGGCATTTTCGCCGTCTTGCTCGGCTCGCTCGCCGTGGCGGGCGCCGGGGTAGCCCGCTGGGCGACCAGGGCGCACGGGGGACCGGGCGCGTAG
- a CDS encoding permease: MDAIVHALTLTGTMTWEILWALILGFALSAVVQAVVRRSTVVRVLGDDRPRTLAIASALGAASSSCSYAAVALARSLFRKGANFTAAMAFEIGSTNLVVELGIILALLLGWQFTAAEFIGGPVMIVLVAVLFRLFVRSRLIEQARRQADRGLAGSMEGHAAMDMSVTGGGSFVRRLASGRGYTAVAHVFVMEWAAILRDLIIGLLVAGAIGAWVPDSFWQNFFLTEHPVLSAVWGPLVGPVVAMLAFVCSIGNVPLAAVLWNGGISFGGVTAFVFADLLILPILNIYRKYYGTRMMLTLLGTFYAAMVGAGYFVEILFGAVGLVPSERNAMVMAEGIRWNYTTWLNIGFLSLAAVLLFRFARTGGLPMLRMMGGKPEAEHDSHSGGVHSE; the protein is encoded by the coding sequence GTGGATGCGATCGTTCATGCCCTGACGCTGACCGGGACGATGACCTGGGAGATTCTCTGGGCGTTGATTCTCGGGTTCGCGCTGTCGGCCGTGGTGCAGGCGGTGGTGCGCAGGTCGACGGTCGTGCGGGTGCTCGGCGACGATCGCCCGCGGACGTTGGCGATCGCGTCGGCGCTGGGCGCTGCCTCGTCGTCGTGTTCGTACGCCGCGGTCGCGCTGGCTCGTTCACTGTTCCGCAAGGGCGCGAACTTCACGGCCGCGATGGCCTTCGAGATCGGGTCCACCAATCTGGTCGTCGAACTCGGCATCATTCTGGCGCTGCTGCTGGGCTGGCAGTTCACGGCGGCCGAATTCATCGGCGGGCCGGTCATGATCGTGCTGGTGGCGGTGCTCTTCCGGCTGTTCGTGCGCTCCCGGCTGATCGAGCAGGCCCGTCGCCAGGCCGACCGCGGGCTCGCCGGATCGATGGAAGGCCATGCGGCCATGGACATGTCGGTGACCGGCGGCGGATCGTTCGTGCGGCGGCTGGCCTCGGGACGCGGCTACACCGCGGTGGCGCACGTGTTCGTGATGGAGTGGGCGGCCATCCTGCGCGATCTGATCATCGGCCTGCTCGTCGCCGGTGCGATCGGCGCCTGGGTGCCGGATTCGTTCTGGCAGAACTTCTTCCTGACCGAACACCCGGTGCTCTCGGCGGTGTGGGGGCCGCTGGTGGGTCCCGTGGTGGCGATGCTGGCGTTCGTGTGCTCGATCGGGAACGTGCCGCTGGCCGCGGTGTTGTGGAACGGCGGCATCAGCTTCGGCGGAGTCACCGCCTTCGTCTTCGCCGACCTGCTGATCCTGCCGATCCTCAATATCTACCGGAAGTACTACGGGACTCGGATGATGCTGACTCTGCTCGGCACCTTCTACGCCGCCATGGTCGGGGCGGGATACTTCGTCGAAATCCTGTTCGGCGCGGTAGGTCTCGTGCCGTCCGAACGGAATGCCATGGTCATGGCGGAGGGCATTCGCTGGAACTACACCACGTGGCTGAACATCGGGTTCCTGTCGCTGGCCGCCGTGCTGCTGTTCCGGTTCGCTCGCACCGGCGGACTGCCCATGTTGCGCATGATGGGCGGTAAGCCGGAGGCCGAGCACGATTCGCATTCGGGCGGTGTGCACAGCGAGTAG
- a CDS encoding PaaI family thioesterase has translation MTDTEGTRLFHRTMPFTERLGVEVLEHGRDVVRSRLAWDESLCTLGGALHGGVLMSLADATGAVCAFLNLPEGKQGTTTVESKTNFVRAVRSGYAVATARALHAGRSFIVVETEIHDDAGKLVAKVTQTQAVL, from the coding sequence ATGACCGATACCGAGGGCACGCGATTGTTCCACCGAACCATGCCGTTCACCGAGCGACTCGGGGTGGAGGTGCTCGAGCACGGGCGCGATGTGGTGCGCAGCCGGCTGGCCTGGGACGAGAGCCTGTGCACGCTGGGCGGGGCGCTGCACGGTGGCGTGCTGATGTCGCTGGCGGACGCAACCGGCGCGGTGTGCGCGTTCCTGAACCTGCCCGAGGGCAAGCAGGGGACGACGACCGTGGAGTCGAAGACGAACTTCGTGCGCGCGGTCCGGTCCGGGTACGCCGTGGCCACCGCGCGGGCCCTGCACGCGGGCCGCAGCTTCATCGTGGTCGAGACCGAGATTCACGACGACGCCGGAAAACTCGTCGCCAAGGTGACCCAGACCCAGGCGGTGCTCTGA
- a CDS encoding response regulator transcription factor, whose translation MRILVADDDAVVREVVRRYLERDGLTVVETADGPATAAVLARDDIDLAVLDVMMPPPDGIDLCRAVRAGRHPDMPIILLTALGEEEDRVLGLQSGADDYLVKPFSPRELALRVASVLRRAHRPPPVAEQVLRSGAIEVRPGARSVLVDGRRVDLTAREFDLLTFLLAHPQRVFGRTELLERVWGWTFGDQSTVTVHIKRLRAKLGAAHRIETIWGRGYAWGRPGEDTDAD comes from the coding sequence ATGCGCATTCTGGTGGCCGACGACGACGCGGTGGTGCGGGAGGTGGTGCGCCGATACCTGGAACGCGACGGGCTCACCGTCGTAGAGACCGCCGACGGCCCCGCGACCGCGGCGGTGCTGGCGCGCGACGACATCGACCTGGCGGTGCTCGACGTCATGATGCCGCCGCCGGACGGCATCGACCTGTGCCGCGCGGTGCGCGCCGGGCGGCACCCCGACATGCCTATCATCCTGCTCACCGCGCTCGGCGAAGAGGAAGACCGGGTGTTGGGACTGCAATCGGGCGCCGACGACTACCTTGTCAAGCCGTTCAGCCCGCGCGAACTCGCGCTGCGGGTGGCCTCGGTGCTGCGACGTGCCCACCGGCCGCCGCCCGTCGCCGAACAGGTGCTGCGCAGCGGCGCGATAGAGGTCCGCCCCGGCGCCCGCTCGGTGCTCGTCGACGGCCGCCGGGTGGACCTGACCGCCCGCGAGTTCGACCTGCTGACCTTCCTGCTCGCTCACCCGCAGCGCGTGTTCGGCCGCACCGAACTGCTGGAACGGGTGTGGGGGTGGACATTCGGCGATCAGTCCACCGTCACCGTGCACATCAAACGCCTGCGCGCCAAACTCGGTGCCGCGCACCGGATCGAGACGATCTGGGGCCGCGGCTACGCGTGGGGCCGGCCCGGAGAGGACACCGATGCCGACTGA